Within Amycolatopsis sp. FDAARGOS 1241, the genomic segment ATGCGTCCTGAACCTCCCCTCGGCCGACCTCGCACCGGCCGTCGACCGGCTCGCCTTCACCACCGGCTCCGACCCCGTCCCACCGGGCAAGACGAGGCGCGGCTACTTCCACGTCGCGGACAAGTTCGGCCGCGCGGGCTTCACGGCCGTTCCGTCCGGAACCGTCGCGCCCCCGCGGGTCGCCGAATGCCCCGTCGCCCTGGAAGCCGTCCTCGAAGCCACCCACCCGTTCGCCACCGACGACCCCGCCCAGTCCGGCTCCGTCCTGGGCCTGGAAGTCCGCGTCCAGCGCGTCCTGGTGCACGACGCCATCCGCCGGACCGACGCGCCCGACCACATCGACCCCGACGCGTGGCGGCCGCTGATCATGAGCTTCCAGAAGCTGTACGGCCTGGGGCCGCAGGTGCACGAATCGACGTTGGCCCGGATCCCGGAGCGCCTGTACCGGGGGCCGGACATCGACCGAGCCAGGAGGATCGGCGCCTGAGCGCTCCGCTGACGACGCGATGGACCTCAGCTGACCGGAATCCGATGAGAATGTCCACAACAGACAAAATTGCCGGGGTGGTGTCCCGGTTCGGCAACCAGAACACCACCCCGGCGGTCGCCGGGCGCGGAAGTTCCCCTGACCCACCCTCACCATCCCGGACGAACCAGCACGCGGTGATGAGTTGTGCCACGTACACCGTCACCTGTGCGCCGTGCTGGGCTGCGCTGTCCCTGGGGAATCGAACCCCCGCGTTGCCCGCCACGCGCCAGGAGGTGGGCCGGAATGACCGCCGGCCCTCGGTGTGTGCTCGCGTTCGCTCGGGGTGGTTACCGGCTTCCGCGCCGGGAGACTCAGGGCAGCAGGTCGGCTTCCCAGTTGGTGCGCTGGATGTCGACGTCGAGGGTGCGCAGGTCCAGGGCGACGCGGTCGGCGCGGTCGCGCAGTTCGGCCACGGGGAGGGCGGCCAGCTGGCGCAGTTCGGACCGCAGCTGGCGCGCGATGCCGTGCCCGCGGCCGGACGCGGCGTCGGCGGCGGCCGTGAGGACGGAGTGGCGCAGGCGGAGCGCGTCGCGGCGGGCCAGAGCGTCCGTGACGCTGCCGTCGCCCAGCGGGGTTTGCGCGTTGGTGCGGTTGATACGCCGGATCAGGTCCTCGAGTTCGTCGAGGGTGGTGCCGGCTTCCGTGAGCAGGTCGGCGGCGTTCTCGGCCGGCTCTTCACCCTCTTGGTAACGCGCGCTCGCCACGATCCGCGTGCGCAGCTGCTCGATCCGCTTGGTCGCGTCGGCACGCAGCGCCAGGGCTTCCGCGAGCTTCATCTCCTCTCTCATGCCTCGACGGTAACCGGCAAGATCACCGCGGGCCACCGATTTTCAATCCGCCGTCCACGCGGCGAGAGCCGGTGCCAGTGCCTTGATCCCCGCCGTCACCGTGGCGCGGCCCTTCGCCGACGAAGTGCCGGCCCGCTGCTGCGTGAAGAGCACCACCACGTACCGCGAGTCGACGATGCCGGTGGTGTTGAGCACGAGTGCGGACCGCCGGATCATCCAGCACTGCTTGATCTCCCACGTCGAACCGGGCAGCCCGTCGGGGATGCCGAAGTACTGGGGGTAGCCGTCGTCGGCGGGCTGGCGGGCGTCGGCGAGCGCGGTGAGCAACGGCTGTGCCGTGGCGGCGGGGACGGTGTTCTCGAGGTAGCGGTAGGTGGTGACGACGTCCTCGGGACTCATCTTCGTCATGCCCCACTCGCCGGGCTCGGTCGGCTCTAGTGTGTGCGACAGTCCGATGAGGTCGGTCATCCGGCCGATGACCGCCGTGTCGCCGCCTTCTTCCCACAGCTTGGAGGCGATGGCGTCGTCGCTGCCGGCGAGCATGTCGGTGAGGTCCTGCGCGTCCTCGCCTTCCGGGACCCGCCACGTGCCGTCGTCGTAGAGCGAGTCGAGCGCGATCAGCAGTTTGACCACCGAAGCCGTGTAGTGCGGCTGGTCGGGATCGGTCTCCGCGATCGTCTTGCCCGTCTTCTCGTCGTAGACCACGAGCCCCACCTGCGTGCCCTTCGACGCGGCGGTGGCGGCGTCGGTCACCTCGTCCGCCACCTCCGCCGGGTCCGGCAGCGGGGTGGCCGGGGTCGGCGTCGGTGGCTCGCTGCTGCTCGGCGGGTCCGAGGAGGTCGGCGGGGACGCCGGAACCACGGCCGCGACCGGGGTGTCGTGCCGGGCACTCGCGGTGACCGCGATCGCCGTGGTGAGGACCGTCGCGGTGAGACCAGCGGCGGCCAGCGTCCATCCGAGAGCCCGTGCCATGTCTGGACAACGTGCGGAACGCTTGGGTTGCAGCGGTTTTCGCCTGTTCGTTTCCTGTGTGTTGCTTCGCCGCCGCGGCGCTCGCGCTGATGATCGCCACGTCCGGGTTCGTCCGGTTCGGCGCCCCGGCTGTTCCTGGCGGCCCGCCGTCCGGTCGGCCCGCGGTGAACGGTCCACACGGGACGGGAGGACGCCCGCGCCGCCCGCTACTGCGTTGCCGGAGCAACCCGGCGCGCCGGTAGCCTGAGCGGCGGCAGCAGTGGCCACGGCGAAGGGGGAACCATGGCGACGGAGCGGATCGGGCCGCCGTCGATCGCGGGGGAGCGGGAGATGCTGCGGGCGTTCCTGGACTTCCACCGCGCGACGCTCGCGATGAAGTGCGACGGCCTGTCCGACGAGCAGCTGCGGCAGCGCTCGATGCCGCCGTCCACGCTGTCGCTGCTGGGGCTGGTGCGGCACCTCGCCGAGGTCGAGCGCACGTGGTTCCGCCGGGTAGTCGACGGCGAGGACGTCCCGCTCGTCTGGTCGCCCGACGGCGACTTCCAGGTCGCCTACGACGCGACCGAGTCGACGCGCGCGGAGGCGTTCGCCGCGTGGCAGGAGGAGGTGGCGCACTCGCGGCGGATCGAGGCGGCGGCCGAGTCGCTCGACGTCGTCGTCCACAACGCACGCTGGGGTGAGGACGTGTCGCTGCGGCTGGTGATGCTGCACCTGATCCACGAATACGCGCGCCACAACGGCCACGCCGACTTCCTGCGCGAGGGGGTCGACGGGGTGACCGGGGTGTGAGAAGGCGGACTCTGACTTGTGTAAGGAAAGTCAGGGGCCTAGTGTCGGCGCGATGGCGAGCGGGAAGCGGATCCTCGTGGTGGGCGCCGGTGCGACCGGCGGGTTCTTCGGCGGCCGGCTGCACCAGGCCGGGCGCGACGTGACGTTCCTGGTGCGCCCGCGGCGGGCGAAGCTCCTGGCGGAGCGCGGCCTGCGCATCACGGGCCTCGGCGAGGAGACGGTGCTGACGCCGAACCTCGTCGAAGCGGACCGGCTGACCGGGCCCTACGACCTCGTGCTGTTCACGGTCAAGGCGGCCGGGCTCGAGCAGGCCGCCGCGGACGTGGCGCCGGCCGTCGGCCCGCGCACCCTCGTGCTGCCCGTGCTCAACGGCATGCGCCACGTCGACGTGCTCACCGCGCGCTTCGGCGAGGAGCGTGTACTCGGCGGCGTCGCGATCGTCGCGACCACTGTGGACGGTTCCGGTGACATCCGGCGGCTCGTCGACATGCAGTCGCTCACCTACGGCGCCCGCAGCGAGTCGGCCCCGCCCGAGCTCGCCGACGTGCACGCACTGCTCTCGGACGCCGGCTTCCCCACGGCGCTGGCACCGGACATCACGTCGCAGATGTGGGCGAAGTGGGCCTTCATCGCGTCGATCGGCGCGGTGACCGCGCTCATGCGCGGCACCGTCGGCGACGTCGCCGGGCAGCCCGGCGGGATCGCCTTCGCCGACGCCGTCGTCGCCGAGTGCGCAGCTGTCGCGGAGGCGGCCGGCCACCCCGTGGCGGCGCCCGCGCTCGAGAACGCCCGCGCGACCGTCACCGAGATCGGCTCGCCCCGTGCGCCGTCGTTGTACCGGGACCTCACTTCCGGCCGACCCGTGGAAGGCGAGCAGATCTTCGGCGACCTCGTCGACCGCGCCCACGCGCTCGGCGTCTCCGTGCCGCTGCTCGAACTCGTGCGGCTCAACCTGCGCGTGTACCAGTCGCGCCTCGGCTGAACCGCGGTTCGGCGCCCGCCGAAAATTTCCCGGACTCCGGTGAACCGGATCGGTGGCGGCGCACGTGACAGAGGCGGACGGGCGCGAAGGTCGTGCCCGGCGTGACACGGACGAATGGTCTTTCGGGCACCGGTTCGAGTGGTGATTTCCCGCCACACCAGGACTGCTAGGCTCCGATCAGTGACATCAGCGCCGGTTTTGGCACTGGTGTCCGGACCGCGGCCCCAGGCCGTGCACGACCCGCCTTGCGGAAGGATGCTCTCGGGTATGGCGGACAGGTTCGAGTTCGTTCTCGACGTCGTCGAAGCTCTAGTGGTCGGCCAGGCAACCGGCGGGGACATCCGCCAGTACCCGTTGCGGATCGGGACGGTGCCTTCGGATCCGGTGCGCTTCGTCCGCGTGGCGACGCAGGTCTACCGCGCGATGGAGGACCGCAGGCTCTCCGTGCACGGTGAGCTCAACCCCCACGTTCGC encodes:
- a CDS encoding flavin reductase family protein, whose product is MNVSPHTPIEPGILYFGTPVVLISTTNEDGSANLAPMSSAFWLGWRAMLGLGARSKTTANLLRTRECVLNLPSADLAPAVDRLAFTTGSDPVPPGKTRRGYFHVADKFGRAGFTAVPSGTVAPPRVAECPVALEAVLEATHPFATDDPAQSGSVLGLEVRVQRVLVHDAIRRTDAPDHIDPDAWRPLIMSFQKLYGLGPQVHESTLARIPERLYRGPDIDRARRIGA
- a CDS encoding DIP1984 family protein; this encodes MREEMKLAEALALRADATKRIEQLRTRIVASARYQEGEEPAENAADLLTEAGTTLDELEDLIRRINRTNAQTPLGDGSVTDALARRDALRLRHSVLTAAADAASGRGHGIARQLRSELRQLAALPVAELRDRADRVALDLRTLDVDIQRTNWEADLLP
- a CDS encoding DinB family protein, which codes for MATERIGPPSIAGEREMLRAFLDFHRATLAMKCDGLSDEQLRQRSMPPSTLSLLGLVRHLAEVERTWFRRVVDGEDVPLVWSPDGDFQVAYDATESTRAEAFAAWQEEVAHSRRIEAAAESLDVVVHNARWGEDVSLRLVMLHLIHEYARHNGHADFLREGVDGVTGV
- a CDS encoding 2-dehydropantoate 2-reductase, which encodes MASGKRILVVGAGATGGFFGGRLHQAGRDVTFLVRPRRAKLLAERGLRITGLGEETVLTPNLVEADRLTGPYDLVLFTVKAAGLEQAAADVAPAVGPRTLVLPVLNGMRHVDVLTARFGEERVLGGVAIVATTVDGSGDIRRLVDMQSLTYGARSESAPPELADVHALLSDAGFPTALAPDITSQMWAKWAFIASIGAVTALMRGTVGDVAGQPGGIAFADAVVAECAAVAEAAGHPVAAPALENARATVTEIGSPRAPSLYRDLTSGRPVEGEQIFGDLVDRAHALGVSVPLLELVRLNLRVYQSRLG